From the Desulfovibrio sp. JY genome, one window contains:
- a CDS encoding LytTR family DNA-binding domain-containing protein — MDRIAALLVHPDPEVRTALRQGLAEADFIRVLGEAVDAYEASELLRAIPYGLLFCGVDLPGEVGGFELAQALTAAKRQPGLVFIATDESRAFAAFELGAADYLLWPFSPGRIARTLERLSRYKPAFREAPPPQWRPAAAPAALDDDPEGEQTVQLALEGEEEDRFLSALRQAWDTGSERPVDIEKLPITFDGRTILMPYTQILFIEAYEDYSFVHTATKKLLTSYRLKNLEERLRPHRFFRVHRKYLVNLDQVTEIATMPGGNFMLRTAGKTRIELPIGRRRIGELKQILGL; from the coding sequence ATGGACCGTATCGCGGCCCTGCTCGTGCACCCCGACCCCGAAGTCCGCACGGCCCTGCGCCAGGGGCTGGCGGAAGCGGATTTCATCCGGGTGCTCGGCGAGGCCGTGGACGCTTACGAAGCGTCCGAGTTGTTGCGGGCCATTCCCTACGGGCTTCTTTTCTGCGGCGTGGACCTGCCGGGCGAGGTGGGCGGCTTCGAGCTGGCCCAGGCGCTGACAGCTGCCAAGCGCCAGCCCGGGCTGGTCTTTATCGCCACGGACGAATCCCGGGCCTTCGCGGCCTTCGAACTCGGCGCGGCCGACTATCTGCTGTGGCCCTTTTCCCCCGGGCGCATCGCCCGGACCCTGGAGCGGCTTTCCCGCTACAAGCCGGCCTTTCGCGAGGCCCCGCCGCCCCAATGGCGGCCCGCCGCCGCTCCGGCCGCCCTGGACGACGACCCCGAAGGCGAACAGACCGTGCAGCTCGCCCTGGAGGGCGAGGAGGAGGACCGCTTCCTCTCGGCCCTGCGCCAGGCCTGGGACACGGGCTCCGAACGGCCGGTGGACATCGAAAAACTCCCCATCACCTTCGACGGCCGCACCATCCTCATGCCCTATACCCAGATTCTTTTCATCGAGGCCTACGAGGACTATTCCTTCGTCCACACCGCCACAAAGAAGCTTCTGACCTCGTATCGCCTCAAAAACCTCGAGGAACGGCTGCGACCCCACCGCTTTTTCCGGGTGCACCGCAAATACCTCGTCAACCTGGACCAGGTGACGGAGATCGCCACCATGCCCGGCGGCAACTTCATGCTGCGCACCGCCGGCAAGACGCGCATCGAACTGCCCATCGGCCGCCGCCGCATCGGCGAGCTCAAGCAGATTCTCGGCTTGTAA
- the acs gene encoding acetate--CoA ligase — protein MPTTANLDALLTEERVFRPAPSTVIEANVKPAELAEAYRLAASDHQGYWEQAALELEWHRKWDAVLDDSQAPAYRWFPGARTNIVHNALDRHVHIWTKNKLALIWEGEAGDCRKFTYFELYREVNRLAGALRALGVGRGDRVCLYMPPIPETVIAMLATAKIGAAHVFVFAGYAAKFLRERLSDAGAKVLVTADGFYRGGKLINLKAVVDEALADARPDVAETVVVVRRTGDDIDMQEPRDLYYHDLLRQESPEAATEIMEAGEPLFWLPTSGATGKPKSVVHSHGGYMVGAHHTFRTVFDVKPTDIHFCTADPGWITGHTYGVYGPFLTGATVILYEGHPLYPQADRLPAIIERYGATIFYATPTLVRMLMRYGPQYPKKRDLSTLRLLGSVGEPLGPDAWMWLYKHIGRSNCPVLDTWWQTETGMAMLSPMPISLLKPGSVGKALPGVAADVVDQDGRSVPPGQGGFLVLKKPWPGMLTGLAGDEAGYADAYWNKIPGVYFAGDVARRDEDGYFWIQGRADDVLNIAGHRIGTAEVEAALTSHRFVIEAAVIGLPDKIKGEVAKAFVVPSPQWQEAYADADAFASDLRAHVRRELGPIVIVRAVALRESLPRTQSGKILRRMLREEEEAGGKLF, from the coding sequence ATGCCGACGACCGCGAACCTCGACGCACTGCTTACGGAAGAGCGCGTGTTCCGGCCGGCCCCGTCCACGGTCATCGAAGCCAACGTCAAGCCGGCCGAGCTGGCCGAGGCCTACCGGCTGGCGGCATCCGACCACCAGGGCTACTGGGAGCAGGCGGCCCTCGAACTCGAATGGCACCGCAAATGGGACGCCGTGCTCGACGATTCCCAGGCCCCGGCCTACCGCTGGTTCCCCGGGGCCCGCACCAATATCGTGCACAACGCCCTGGACCGCCACGTCCATATCTGGACCAAGAACAAGCTGGCGCTCATCTGGGAGGGGGAGGCCGGGGACTGCCGCAAATTCACCTATTTCGAGCTTTACCGCGAGGTCAACCGGCTGGCCGGGGCGCTTCGGGCGCTTGGCGTCGGGCGCGGCGACCGGGTGTGCCTGTACATGCCGCCCATCCCCGAAACCGTGATCGCCATGCTGGCCACGGCCAAGATCGGGGCCGCCCACGTCTTCGTCTTCGCCGGCTACGCGGCCAAGTTTCTGCGCGAACGCCTGAGCGACGCCGGGGCCAAAGTGCTCGTCACGGCCGACGGCTTCTACCGTGGCGGCAAGCTGATAAACCTCAAGGCCGTGGTGGACGAGGCCCTGGCCGACGCCAGGCCGGACGTGGCCGAGACGGTGGTGGTCGTGCGCCGCACCGGCGACGACATCGACATGCAGGAGCCCCGGGACCTCTATTACCACGACCTGCTGCGCCAGGAATCGCCCGAGGCGGCGACCGAAATCATGGAAGCCGGGGAACCGCTTTTCTGGCTGCCCACCTCCGGGGCCACGGGCAAGCCCAAGTCCGTGGTGCACAGCCACGGCGGCTACATGGTCGGCGCGCACCACACCTTCCGCACCGTCTTCGACGTCAAGCCGACCGACATCCACTTCTGCACCGCCGACCCGGGCTGGATCACCGGCCATACCTACGGCGTCTACGGACCGTTCCTGACCGGGGCCACGGTCATCCTCTACGAAGGCCACCCCCTCTACCCCCAGGCCGACCGCCTGCCGGCCATCATCGAGCGCTACGGGGCCACCATCTTCTACGCCACGCCGACCCTTGTCCGCATGCTCATGCGCTACGGGCCGCAGTATCCCAAGAAACGCGACCTCTCGACGCTGCGCCTGCTCGGCAGCGTGGGCGAGCCCCTCGGTCCCGACGCCTGGATGTGGCTTTACAAGCACATCGGCCGCTCCAACTGCCCGGTCCTCGACACCTGGTGGCAGACCGAAACGGGCATGGCCATGCTCTCGCCCATGCCGATTTCCCTGCTCAAGCCCGGTTCCGTGGGCAAGGCCCTGCCCGGCGTCGCGGCCGACGTGGTGGACCAGGACGGCCGGTCCGTGCCTCCCGGCCAGGGCGGTTTTCTGGTCCTCAAAAAACCCTGGCCCGGCATGCTCACCGGCCTGGCCGGCGACGAGGCCGGTTACGCCGACGCCTACTGGAACAAGATCCCAGGCGTCTATTTCGCCGGCGACGTGGCCCGGCGCGACGAGGACGGCTATTTCTGGATCCAGGGCCGGGCCGACGACGTGCTCAACATCGCCGGGCACCGCATCGGCACGGCCGAGGTGGAGGCGGCGCTCACGTCCCACCGCTTCGTCATCGAGGCGGCGGTGATCGGACTGCCGGACAAAATCAAGGGCGAGGTGGCCAAGGCCTTCGTGGTGCCCTCCCCCCAGTGGCAGGAGGCCTACGCCGACGCCGACGCCTTCGCCTCGGATCTGCGCGCCCACGTGCGCCGCGAACTCGGCCCCATCGTCATCGTGCGGGCGGTCGCGCTACGCGAATCCCTGCCCCGCACGCAAAGCGGCAAGATCCTGCGGCGCATGCTGCGGGAGGAGGAGGAAGCCGGGGGGAAACTTTTCTGA
- a CDS encoding hybrid sensor histidine kinase/response regulator, which yields MPDSDKRPFVLIVDDVPANIRILAEFLRDGHDIRVATRGADALDLARRLPPDIILLDVVMPDMDGYEVCRRLKADPATAEIPIIFVTAKFAPEDEAYGLSLGAVDYIVKPASPAVVRARVKNHLELRAARETLARQNAALTEAAKLREDVDRIMRHDLKAPLTGIIGLPPLILNEGNLSDTQAMFVHLIEESGLKMLSMINQSLDLFKMERGAYVLRAESMDAAAVVRRLFAEMATFAGYKRNVLALTVVGRPDDGKMPVRLTAERLLFYTMLANCLKNALEASPEEGVVTVDLRPGDPAAITVTNQGVVPADMRGCFFTKYATSGKRDGTGLGTYSARLIAEAHGGTVRMETSDATGTTTVTIFLPQGECARGETL from the coding sequence GACGACGTGCCGGCCAATATCCGCATCCTGGCCGAATTTCTGCGCGACGGGCACGACATCCGCGTGGCCACCCGGGGGGCGGACGCCCTGGACCTGGCCAGGCGCCTTCCTCCGGACATCATCCTGCTCGACGTCGTCATGCCCGACATGGACGGCTACGAGGTCTGCCGCCGCTTGAAGGCCGATCCGGCCACGGCCGAAATCCCGATCATCTTCGTCACCGCCAAGTTCGCCCCCGAGGACGAGGCCTACGGACTCTCGCTCGGCGCCGTGGACTACATCGTCAAGCCGGCCAGCCCGGCCGTGGTGCGGGCACGGGTCAAAAACCACCTGGAACTGCGCGCGGCCAGGGAGACGCTGGCCCGACAAAACGCGGCCCTGACCGAGGCGGCCAAGTTGCGCGAGGACGTGGACCGCATCATGCGCCACGACCTCAAGGCGCCGCTGACCGGCATCATCGGCCTGCCGCCGCTTATCCTGAACGAGGGGAATCTCAGCGACACCCAGGCCATGTTCGTGCATCTGATCGAGGAAAGCGGCCTCAAGATGCTGTCCATGATCAACCAGTCCCTGGACCTGTTCAAGATGGAGCGCGGGGCGTATGTGCTGCGGGCCGAATCCATGGACGCGGCGGCGGTGGTGCGGCGTCTTTTCGCGGAGATGGCGACCTTTGCCGGGTACAAGCGCAACGTGCTGGCCCTGACCGTCGTCGGGCGGCCGGACGACGGCAAAATGCCGGTCAGGCTCACGGCCGAGCGGCTCCTTTTCTACACCATGCTGGCCAATTGCCTGAAAAACGCGCTGGAAGCCTCGCCCGAGGAGGGTGTGGTCACGGTCGACCTGCGCCCCGGCGATCCGGCCGCTATAACCGTGACCAACCAGGGCGTGGTGCCGGCGGACATGCGGGGATGCTTTTTCACGAAGTACGCCACCTCGGGCAAACGGGACGGCACCGGACTCGGAACCTACTCCGCGCGGCTCATCGCCGAAGCCCACGGCGGAACCGTGCGCATGGAAACCTCCGACGCCACCGGCACAACTACGGTCACGATATTTTTACCTCAAGGGGAATGTGCGAGAGGGGAAACCCTTTAA